The segment TTGGCGGTCAAGTTGAAGATCTCGCCGCCGAAGGCCGGGAGGCCGACGCGGATCTCGTGGATTATATTCACCGCCATAAAACCGCCGCTCTATTGCGCGCCTCCGTTCGAATGGGCGGAATCTGCGGTGGAGCCTCTCCTGCATCTCTCGAAGCCCTCACCCAATATGGTGAATGCGCAGGCCTCGCCTTCCAAATCGCAGATGACATCCTGAACGTGACCTCCACCGCCGAACAACTCGGCAAACCGGTTGGCAATGATGAGCAGTTGAAAAAACTGACTTATGTGGCCGTTCACGGTCTGGACGCCAGTCGCAAAAAAGCGAGTAAATTGATCTCCCTCGCCGTGGAAGCCATTCGCCCTCTCCCCGGTGATCCCACTCCATTAATTGCATTGGCGGAATATACAGTAAACCGCGCCTGGTAATGCCCCATGGAGACCCATGTCACCATCTTCCATAAGCCAGTCCCATACGCCGAAGGACTGCGACTCCAAGAGCAATGGGTAACAGATCGTCAGGCTGACCAAATCCCCGACCAATTGATTCTTCTGGAACATACCCCCGTCATCACACTTGGAGTCCGGTCGAAAACTGAACATCTATTGCTTTCACAAGAAGCGCTTCATATGCGCGGGATCGAAATGTTCGAGACTCCTCGCGGCGGAGACGTGACCTATCATGCACCGGGGCAACTCGTCATGTACCCTATTATGAAACTGACCGGACCCGAAGCCGATGCCCATGCCTTCGTCGGTAAGTTAGAAGAAATCGCCATCCTGACTGCAGACGCCTTTTGCGTACACTCTTTCCGGCGTAAAGGCAAAACAGGAGTCTGGGCCGATCAGGGAAAAATTGCGGCTATCGGCGTCCGTTTCAAGAAATGGGTTTCCTCCCATGGCATGAGTTTCAACGTCAACCTTGATCTGACAGGATTTGACACCATCATTCCCTGCGGGCTTCACGGGGAAAAGGTCACCTCTCTGCAGGCGATCCTTGGCGGGAAATGCCCGACAATGCAGGAAGTCCGGGCGGTCATGATGCGTCAATTTGAACGTGTCATGAGCCGAACCGTGATTCAGAACAAGTGCCCATGAGCCCCACCAAAACCCAAATGAATCCACCTCCCCCGGCAGCAGGCATGCCTCGTGGCTTGATCAACGCCTATTTGTTTCAAATTTTCAATTCGTCATCCTGGTCCATCATTCTGGGCACGCCCATGCTCCTGTTTCTCAAAAGCATGGATGCCTCCGCGGTCACCCTGGGTGTCGCCGTGGCCATGACACCGCTATTCGCGGCGCTCCAGATTCCAGCCGCAGGATTTGTGGAAAAGGTCGGGTATAAAAACTTCGTCGTCCGGGGTTGGGCCTCCCGCAGCATCTTCATCCTCGGCATTGCCATTGTCGCCATTCTGCCTCACCGCGTTTCGCCGGATCTCCGGATCACCCTGACCCTCCTCATGATGGCCTGTTTTGCGGCCGCCCGGGGAATCTCCATCTGCGGACTCATGCCCTGGATCACCCAAATCATTCCCGAACCCCTCCGGGGCGCCTTCATTTCCCGCGATATGATGTGCACCCACCTGGCCCTGACCGGAACCATGCTGCTGTCCAGTGCCTGCGTCAGTGTCTTCCCCACCATCCACACCTTCGCTGCTCTCTTCCTGCTCAGCTACATTTGCGCTCTGTTCAGTCTGGTGTTTCTGCGTCGGGTACCGGATGTTCAAGCCGTCAGCAAAGAGGTTCAAGCCGTCCGGCCACCTGGAGCACAGGTCCGGCCGCCCTGGAAAGAGATGTTGCTCTTCCCACCCTTTCTGAAGTTCGTCCTTTTCAACGTCGCTTTGAATTTCTTCATTTCCGCGCTGGGCGTCATCTGGGTGCCATTCATGAAGGACGGGTTGCATAAATCCGGAAGCCTGATTCTGGGCCTCTCGGCCTATTCCAGCATCATCTGTGCCCTCGTCTCGCGAGGCACCGGGCCCATCATCGACCGCACCGGCAGCCGTCCCCTGCTGGCGTTTTCCAGCGTCCTGATCCTGATCTCCCAAGTCGGGTGGCTGCTGACGGCCACAGGCACACTGCCCAGCCACACCTGGGTCCTTCTACTGCTCGTTCCCATCGGCTCAGCTGGCTACACCATTCTCGGACTTTCCTGCACCCGACTGCTGATGGGCCTTGTTCCTGCATTGGGCCGGAGCCATTTTTTCGCGATCTCCAGCGTGGCAGTGAGTCTCACCATGGGGCTCATGCCCATCATCTGGGGCTTCACACTGGACAGCCTGACCCGCCACCTCGGCAGCGGCTTCATCTTTCTGCCGGGCTGGACGTGGAATCCCTATAGTCTCTTCTATGCCGTGATCATCACCGGCACGCTGGCCTCGCAATTCCTGCGACGTCGGCTTGATGAACCTCGATCCATGTCCACTGAGGAGTTCATGCACATCCTCATCCAGTCCCCAATCCGGCTGGCCGGCCGGGTTCTTTCTCCGTTACGCAATTTTCAACTGCCAGGCGGCGGTTGAGCCCCGCGCAAAGAGAGAGCCTCCATCAGCTGGATCGCCCCTTTCAGGGTCGCAACTTTGGTCATAGCCGTCATAGTGAAAAGTTGATACTGGACACCCATGCTTATACAAGCCTGTTTCGCGGGGACAAGGCTGTGCTTGAAGCCTCCGTGTATTAATTTCCTGATGGACAGCTTTTTCCCCGGCATTCCTGCAGAGGCCAGCCTTGAAAATGCCTGCCATGAATGCCCGGTTGAAGGAGTCGAATGAATTTCTTACAGTGAAGAGTACAGCACCTGAAAATCACCAACCCGTCGAGCAAATGCCGCAACGATGTCAGGGCTCAAGTGCTTTCCAGCGCTTTCAATAATGAAATCGGTGGCCTCGGTATGGGTCAAAGCCGACTTATAAGGGCGCTTTGACCGCATGGCATCATAGACATCAGCCACCGCCACAATGCGAGCGGAAAGAGGTATGGCGTCGCCGCTCAAGCCTTCGGGATACCCTGAGCCATCAAAATGTTCATGATGGGACTGCGCGATATCGATACCCATTGCTATGAAGGAATTACCGGGAAACTCAGCATGAACCGCCTTGAGTGTTTGCGCGCCGATCGTCGTGTGACGCCTCATTTCCGCAAATTCTTCAGAGGATAGTTTTCCCCGTTTCAAAAGAATGGCGTCCGAAATCCCCACTTTACCAATATCATGGAGTGGAGCGGCTTGATGCAGATTCTCAATGTAATGATCCGTAATAGTACCGGCATACGGGGGCATGCACCTCAGTTCGTCAGCCAGTATCCGACTCAAGGTTTGAACACGCTCCAGGTGATGGCCGGTATCGCTATCGCGCGATTCCGCCAGTTTCGCCAGGGCAAAGATCGTTGCCATCTGGGAGCGGGAGATCTCCTCGATTTTTTGCTGAACAAGATCCTCAAGGTGGTTATTATAATTCTCCACATCAATTTGAAGCTTCCGCAGACGGAGGTGGGTATCAACCCGCGCACAAACCTCTTCGACCTGAAATGGCTTGGTCACATAATCCACCGCGCCCATGGCAAACGCCTTCAGTTTGTCGGCCGTCTCGGTAATCGCTGTGATGAAGATCACGGGAATTCCCTTCAGCGCGCCCTCCGCTTTCAGGCACTCATACACCTCGAACCCATTCATCTCCGGCATATTGATGTCCAACAGAATAAGGTCGGGCGGATCGGCTTGCACGGCCATAATGGCAAGTTTTCCTGACAGAACGGGCCGGGGTTCAATCCCCCGCTCCCGAAGAATCCCCGCCAGCAGTTCCAGATTAGCGGAAGCATCATCAACAATGAGGACATTGGGCGGGGCCGCTTTTTTATTCATCATATTCATCATTTCCTATTTATGGGTACTGTTATTGAGACCTGCGCTCCCTGCCCGGAAAAAGTCGCTACTTCAAGAGTTCCTCCAACAAAAGCCAGTCTCTCGCGCAGGGAAAACAATCCGAGACCTTCGGAAGAAAAAAGAGCCGCCAAAACATCGGGAGAAAACCCGACCCCATGATCGGTGACCACGACGCGGAGTATCGCGGCGTCAAAAAGATCCAGATCCACCTCCGCGCTGGTTGTTTTAGCATGCGTGACAATATTACGGAGCAACTCACGTACAGTTTGAAATATTAATAACCTGAGTGGTTCCGGAACAATGATGGTTTGATCACCGGATACGACCACCAAAAGGCCATGTTTTTCGCACATCTCGTCGGCTAGCCAGCGTAAACTTGGCATAAGTCCAGCTTCCAACATGATGGGTGGAAATAAATCCGTAGTCACAGACCGCGAAACGGCGAGAATTGTGTCCAATAGTTTGCAAACTTCCCGGATGGACTGCGCAAAGTCCTTTTCCGGCGCCAGACGGTCAATTAAACCTACTTTAATTGTGGCAGCCACAAGAATTTGCTGAAGTTGATCATGAAGAATCATCGCCAGACGCTTGCGTTCACACTCATCCGTCTGCGTTAACTTCGCCGTCAGTTTCCGGAGTTGCTCCACATGCTGATCCAAGGTGAGATTCGCTGTTTTCAACTCACTCACCGTATGAGCCAGTTCGACTTGAATGTTCCGTAACCGCAAATGAGTCTCACACCTGGCGCACACTTCTTCGGCCCGAAATGGCTTGGTCACGTAATCCACCGCTCCCATGGAAAACGCCTTCATTTTTTCCATTGTTTCATCCAAGGCAGTAATAAAGATCACGGGAATGTCCTTCAGCGCTGCTTCAGCGTTCAGGCACTCATACACCTCAAAACCGTTCATCTCCGGCATATTGATGTCGAGAAGAATAAGGTCGGGGGGATCAGCCTTCGCGGCGACGATGGCAAGTTGACCGGACAAGACCGGCCGCGATTCATACCCCCGCTCACGGAGAATCCCCGCCAGCAGTTCCAGGTTGGCAGAAACATCATCCACAATGAGAACGTTGGGCGGAGGCGCTGTACGAGTTCGTTCTGCTTTTGTCATCATAACCCTAATTCAACAACTGGAACAATTTGTGATACTCAAATTTGGCAACCAAGTCCTGAAGGGGGCGGGCAATCTCCACCTCCATCTCCGTCAATTGTTGAATCAGCTCTAGTAACTGTTCCTGTCGGCAACTGAGGGCCGCTGCACGGAGTTGATTCCGCATCTTAATGGGCAGAGATTCCAGCATCTCCCGTGTCAGAACCGGAATAACTTCAGATTTAACTTCTTCCGGCAGAGCTAGTTCCGAGTAGACGTACCGAACCCCGATGAGACTCTGAATTTTATCAAACAATACACTCATCCGGAATGGTTTCGCCATGAAAACGTCAGTGCCAGCGTCCATGGAACGCTGGCGGGTCTCTTCACTGGCGTTAGCGGTTAATGTAATGATTTTCACCGCGCCCCCACCCGTACCTTGCCGGATCTGGCGGATCGCTTCATCACCTCGCATGAAGGGCATCCAGTCATCCATCAGAATCAGTTGCGGCTGACTATGGGTAAAAGCTGCCACCGCTTCCCGCCCATTGGCAGTCTCAACGACATCAAACCCTGCATCACTGAGCATCTGAACGAGAAGCCATCGACTATCTGCGTCATCCTCCGCAATCAGTACTCGGCAAGGAGGTTGGCCCTCTTCGAGCCGAAAAACCTGACGCAGATCGATCTGAGCCAATGCGCCCCCCTCTTTAACGGGGAACTCGAGTCGAAAGATACTTCCCTTACCTATTTCACTGACGACCGTTACATCGCCCCCCATCAGACGCGCGAACTGACGACTGATTGCTAAACCCAACCCTGTACCGGATTTACTGCTGAGGCCGGCCGAGGCCTGGGAAAAGGGTGTGAACAGCCGGTCCATTTCTCCTGCCGCTATGCCCTTCCCGCTATCTTGAATCAAAACAACCAACCATAACTCTTCCGGCCCTCTTTGTTCGACCGACACCCGCAACTGAATCCCTCCTGAGGAGGTATACTTGACGGCATTGCTGAGCAAATTAATAAGGACTTGCCTCAGTTTCTGTTCATCAGCGATGAGATAGCGATGCGTCGGCTCAAGTATCTGTGAAGTAAGTTCGAGGTTTTTATTCTCGGCTTTTATTCGAAATATGAGAATGAGATCATTCAGTAAAGCGTGTAAGTCAAAGGATGTTAAATACAATTCCAGAATGCCCGACTCAATTTTGGACAATTCCAGAATATCATTAAGCAGTGCCAGCAGGTGTTCGCCGCTACAGTTGATGATCTCCACTCGCTGTTGCTGACTGAGCGAAAGTTCCTGGTCGCGCCGCAGCAGTTGCGAAAACCCGAGAATGGCATTGAGGGGGGTGCGAATCTCATGGCTCATGTGGGCAAGGAACCGGCTTTTTGCCGTATTAGCCTGTATGGCCTGTGTGGCCAGTTCACTGGACCGAACAGTGGCGGCCTCGAGTCGCTGGTTGGATTGTATCAAATCATGCTCCGCCTTCGCACGTAGCTCCACATTGACAAGCATTTGCGAGAAAAGCGACAGGAGTGAAATTTCTTTATCAGTATAGGAATGATGTTTTCGAACAGAATCGAATCCGACAAACCCCATACATTTCGAGTCAGAAATCATCGGAACAGCAATCAGACTTTGCATTCCTTGAGGCTCCAGAATTTGCCTCAGATGACCCGGCGGCAAGGCCCCAACATCTTCAATATACATGGAGTTCCCTTTTTCATGAGCCGTAACCCATTCGGGAATCATGTCCAGGGGAACTTCCTTCAATTGATCAATCTGGGGCTCAACCCCCGTATTGCACCATTCATAGTCATTTGAAGTGATCCCCTTTTCAAAGTCATAACGAAACACATAAGCCCTGTCCGCGGAAACAAATTTACCCATTCTTTCAAGGGATAACTGAATCGCAATGGACACATGGTTTAACGGGATATTGATATACTGAGAGGATAACTCCATCATGAGCTTCTGCATTTGCGTAATATCATTGAGAGAAGCTTCTACCTGCCTCAGGGCAGTAAGGTCGGCCATAACAGAAAGAAACATCGTCTGCCCCTGATTATCAATGATTTCGCCTGAGAATAATCCATCAGCCAGTTCGCCGTTATTTCCCCGAGCTTTCACCTCCATGCCTGCAATGCGCCCCCGACTCGCCAGTTCGCACGCCATATTCTCCTGAACTTCATCGGTAAAGAGATTCAATTCATTAGCTGTCCTGCCGATCACCTCGTCGCGTGTATAGCCAAGCCGCTTAAGGAAGGCTTCGTTGACATCGATGATTTTTCTATCCGGAAACGAACTGATAGCCATAAGCGAGGGGTTGTAACGGAACATCTTCTCAAATGTATCCCAAGCCGCCTGTTGGACCGACATGTCCTTGGAAATCCCGAAAATACAATCTTTTCCATTCCACCTGCCAAACCACACACGAGTTTCCACAGAAAGATGTCTGCCGTTTTTAGCCAGTAACGGAAGCGGGCAAAATGCTCTTTCCCCCCGGAACATGTCACCCAAAATGACTTCCGCTTCCTTGCGATATTCCGCAGGATGCAGATCGAGGATTTGCATGGTTTGCAGTTCTTCGCTGGTGTAGCCAAGCAGTCGATTAACGGCCGTGTTGGCAAACAAAATATGCCCGTCTGGCGAGCCGACCAAAATCAAGTCATCCACCGTTTCAAAAAACGAACGGAAATTAGTCTCACTGGATTTAAGTTTTTCTTCGAGTAGTTTCGAACGGGTCACATCCCAATTCGTTCCCGTCATGCGCAGAGGGTTGCCGCCGGCATCACGCTGAACAAGCGCGAGGGCGCGTATGTTATGGATCGTTCCATCCGGCCAAAGCACGCGGAATTCTGTATCAAAATCCTTTTCACCACGAAGCGCCATCTGTATATCCAAATCCCCTTGTGCCCGATCATCCGGGTGCAATCCCGCCTGCCAGGCCGGGTAAGCTCCACTAAATGTATCCGAAGTGATTCCATAGAGCCGATACATCTGATCGTCCCAAACCAGGATGTTGTTCACAACATCCCAGTCCCAAATCCCTATGTTTCCGGCTCGTACGGCAAGCGACAGTCGTTCAGTCATTTTGAGCAACTCTTCTTCAGCATGTTTGCGCTCGGTAATATCCCGAAATGACCACATCCTGCCGAAGTTTTCCCCATCTTTCCCCAAAACCGGCGCAGAATATCGTTCCAGCACCATCCCACTCCTGAATTCGATCTCGTCACGGCTGGTATCAGTCGGGTGACCGTAAAGCGAGATGACTTTTTTAAGAAACTTGTCGGGAGATTTTGTCAGACTGACGACATGTTTGAGTAATTTCGTGTCATCCTCGTCATGTAATATGGCCTCGGGGACATTGAATAGTTGACTGATACGCGGGTTGATTAATATCCGTCTCTGATTCTTATCGATCACCAGAATCCCTTCAGGCGTCGCATTCATTTGCGCCTCAAGTATGGCGGACTTCAATCGCACCAGCGCCTCCGATTTTTTGCGTTCGGAGATATCAATGACAATCGAATGCAGGACCATACGCCCGCCAAACTGGATCCGGCTTGACGCCACTTCCACATCCCTCAGAGAGTGGTCGGCCAAACGGTGCTGAAACTCGAAGAGTTTGCCTTGTTCCGGCGGAACGGAGGCCATTCTCTGGCTAACTTCTTGCTCGGGAAGGACATTGATGTCGGTGATGCACATGGCCAGGAGCTGCTCTCGCGAGTAGCCGTAAAATCTTACTGCGGCGGCATTGGCATCAATAATCGCTCCATTGTCCGGATTAATCAGGAACATAATCGCTGAATTCTTGCTGAATTGATTGCGGTATGAGGCTTCGCTCTCCCTCAAGCTCACGGTCAACTCTTCAGCCAACTGTTGCGCGTGAATACGAATATTCTGAAGCACTCGAATCAGGAAAAAAAGCAGTAGGGTGATGATCGAACCACCCACCAGAGTGAGCCATACCTTAATGTACTCCACTGCAAAATACCCGACCCCAGCTTGCGTAAAACGCAGCGTCCAGCGTTGGCCATTCACTTCAATAGGCATCTGTCGAGTGAAGCGTACTCCCGTCTTGAATTTCCGATTTTGCTCAGCAGCATCCGTTGAAGTGAGCAAATTCTTCGGGGAAAGTTGCTCGCCATCAAAAACCTCGAGATGAGTATCCATGTCCTTGCGCATATTTTTATCACCCAGCATGCCCTGCAATAAATCATTCATCCGGTAGGGGCTGTAGACCCACCCATAGATCGCAGCACGACGTTGCTCAACGGTATTACAAGGCATCCCTTTACGGTAGACGGGAACATACATCAAAGTACCCGCCTGAACGACCGTGCCCGTTTCCTGAACCAACACCACTTTCCCTGAGAGCGCCGCCGCATCCGTATCCCTGGCCCGCTCCATGGCGGCCCTACGCACGGGTTCCGAGAACATGTCATAACCAAAGGCCCGCAAATTTAGACGGGAAAAAGGTTCCAGATAGATGATGGATGAGTAGATTTCGCGCTCCCCCTCCGGCGTCACCTTGTACTCCGGGAAGCCCTCGCTACGGACGTCCTGTATATGCCGGGCCAGATCTGCGCGCGGGATCAATAGTGAAAACCCAATACCCTGAATGCCCGGGAGTTGCTTTTCGATCTTTTGGTATTGACAGTAAGCATGCCAATCTTCGCGCGTGACCTTTTCTGATGCAATAAACAAAGCTGCGCCGCTCCGCAAAATTCGGGCATGGTCATCAAGCCTGTTTGCAATGATATTGTGAATTTCGGCACAGTGAGAGTCGAACCGTAACTCTGACAACGTATCCGTAACCGATTTCAAATATAAGCTAGACGTGAGGGTGAGCACCAGGCCGCCGCCCAGGATAAACCAGGAAAAAGATTGCTTAGGGATCACGGAGCCTCCAGAACTTCTCTCACCTTACGGGCAAGGACGTCACGCGAAAAGGGTTTCGGCAGGAACTGCATACCCTCATCCAGTACCCCCTGGCGGGCAATAACATCAGCCGTGTAGCCGGACATGAATAGATACTTGAGATGCGGATAAAGAGGCACCATGTTCTTAACTAGGTCCCGGCCATTCATCCCGGGCATGACCACGTCAGTCAGCATTAAATGAATATCACCCGGGTGCCGGGCCGCCATTTCGAGAGCGGCCGCTGGAGTCTCCGCTGCCAACGTTTTGTACCCCAGACTGTCAAGGTATAACCGACATATCTTGCGAAGCGATCTTTCGTCCTCCACCAGCATCACGGTCTCGCCACGCCCTTGAGGTGGGCCGGCGGTGATGGCGCCCGTTGATGGGGCAGTCTCACACACAACCCGCGGCAGATAGATGCAGAAACACGCCCCCCTGCCCGGCTCACTGGTGACGTCAATGTAACCGAAATTTTGTTTGACGATGCCATAGACCGTGGCCAAACCCAAACCAGTGCCTTCACCGACCGCCTTGGTCGTAAAAAATGGTTCAAAGATTTTGGCGAGAACATCCTTTTCCATGCCACAGCCATCATCGCTAACCGTGAGCCGCACATACTCGCCGGGCACAGAACCCGTGTGCCCGGCACAGTAGGTTTGATCGAGGGTGATATTTGCTGTTTCGAGGGTGATTTTGCCGACACCGACAATCGCGTCACGGGCATTGCCGCACAGGTTCGCCAGGATCTGATCAATCTGCGATGGATCAAGTTTGACCGACCAGAGTTTCGTGCCCGGCAGCCAGGCCAAATGGAGGTCCTCACCAATCATCTGTCGCAATAGACTGAGCATCCCTTCCACAGCCGCATTCAGATCCAGGACCCTCGGCGCGATGACTTGTTTGCGGGCAAAGGCCAATAGTTGCCGAGTGAGATCAGCGGAGCGCGTTGACGCGTGAGTAATCTCATCCAAATGGAGACGACCGGGGTGCTCCGCCGGCAGGCTTTCCCGGCACAGTTCGGCATACCCCATGATGCCCATAAGCAGATTATTAAAGTCGTGTGCCACGCCCCCGGCCAGTTGCCCCACCGACTCCATCTTCTGGGCCTGCACGAGTTGCCCATGCATTTTCTCCTTGTCCGCTTCTGCCCGTTTGCGCTCAGTGATATCGTTCATCACGGTCAAAAAGAACTCCCGCCCCTGGCTGCGGATGATTTCACCCGAGAATAGCCCGTCAAGGATCGCCCCATCTTTGCGCCGGACCTGCAGTTCAAATTCGCTGATACGCCCATCCGTCCGCAATTTTTCCGACAGCATGACCTGCTTTTCCGGTTGCAGGAAAATCCCGATATCTGCAACTGTTTTGCCGATGATGTCCGCCCAGGAGTAGCCAAGCGTCTTGAGGAAGGCATTATTGACATCCGCGAAGCGCTGATCCGGCAACGAGGAGAGCGCCATCAGCGCCGGATTGTTACGGAACAGGCGCTCAAAGCGCTGTTGTGCCTCCTGCTCGCCAGTCAGGTTCTTGGAAATGCCAAAAATACAGTCCACCCCGTTCCAGCGTCCGAACCAGACGCGAGTTTCAACCGGGATTAGCCGCCCATCCTTGCAAGCCAGCGGCATGGGGCAGATATCCCGCTCGCCTCTGAGCATGGCAGCAAAGATTTCATCCGCTTCCAGGGCGCTTGTCCGCGAATTCAAGTCCAGTAGATGCATTTCCCGGAGTTCATCCGGCGAGTAACCCAGCGTTTGGGTGACGGCTGCGTTGGTGAAGAGCACCTGTCCATCCAGTGCGCCCACCATGAGCATATCGGTCATGGATTCGAAGAATGCGTGAAAATTGGTCTCGCTCTCCCGTAATGCCGTCTCCGCCTTTTTGCGCTCGGTGATGTCGATTACAAAAACTGACACACCTGAAATCGCATCAGCCGCATCACGAATGGGGTTGTAATGGTTTTCATAATAGGTGCGAACGCGGGAGAGATCCCCGTATTCCTCCACCATAAGCAGGGATTCACCGGCTAAGACGCGGTCAAAATTGAGCTTAGCTTTTTCACGGTCCGGCAGGCTGGTAATGACGTCCAGTATGTTCTGGCCTATGGCAATCTCCACGCCCCAGATATTTCTCATCGTCTCCGCATGAGAGCGGGTAAATTCCGTATAGCGATAGGATCCATCCAAAGAAAAGATGATGATGCCCTGCGGACTCTCCAAAATCGACGTGAGCAAGGCTGTCTTTTGCAGCGAAACCTCCTCAACCTCTTTCATGGCCAATTCTACTCGTTTGCACTCTGTCATCAGAAATTCACATCTTCTTGCTTGGATTACTTTTTTATTTTCGCACATTCCGCCTCACCTGTCGAGGCTTGAATGATGACCCAAATCCTCGCCTAAGGACATGGCGTCTTTGTGGTAACTCGCATCAGTAAACCTTTCAGGTTGCATTCCAGAGAAGGCGGGGGTAAAATTTACCTAAAACGAGGTATGCCTATTAAAAAGCCCGCCAAAATCG is part of the bacterium genome and harbors:
- a CDS encoding PAS domain S-box protein translates to MTECKRVELAMKEVEEVSLQKTALLTSILESPQGIIIFSLDGSYRYTEFTRSHAETMRNIWGVEIAIGQNILDVITSLPDREKAKLNFDRVLAGESLLMVEEYGDLSRVRTYYENHYNPIRDAADAISGVSVFVIDITERKKAETALRESETNFHAFFESMTDMLMVGALDGQVLFTNAAVTQTLGYSPDELREMHLLDLNSRTSALEADEIFAAMLRGERDICPMPLACKDGRLIPVETRVWFGRWNGVDCIFGISKNLTGEQEAQQRFERLFRNNPALMALSSLPDQRFADVNNAFLKTLGYSWADIIGKTVADIGIFLQPEKQVMLSEKLRTDGRISEFELQVRRKDGAILDGLFSGEIIRSQGREFFLTVMNDITERKRAEADKEKMHGQLVQAQKMESVGQLAGGVAHDFNNLLMGIMGYAELCRESLPAEHPGRLHLDEITHASTRSADLTRQLLAFARKQVIAPRVLDLNAAVEGMLSLLRQMIGEDLHLAWLPGTKLWSVKLDPSQIDQILANLCGNARDAIVGVGKITLETANITLDQTYCAGHTGSVPGEYVRLTVSDDGCGMEKDVLAKIFEPFFTTKAVGEGTGLGLATVYGIVKQNFGYIDVTSEPGRGACFCIYLPRVVCETAPSTGAITAGPPQGRGETVMLVEDERSLRKICRLYLDSLGYKTLAAETPAAALEMAARHPGDIHLMLTDVVMPGMNGRDLVKNMVPLYPHLKYLFMSGYTADVIARQGVLDEGMQFLPKPFSRDVLARKVREVLEAP